GGCATGAACGTGGAGGAAAAGGAGGACATGTGCCGCTTCATCCTCGACGTGAACGACGAGTTCGGCACCACGATCGTATTGATCGAGCACGATATGGGGGTGGTGATGGATATTTCCTCCCATGTGGTTGTGCTGGACTACGGCCAGAAAATCGCCGATGGCACGCCGGACGAGGTGCGCGCCAACCAGGATGTGATCGATGCCTACCTGGGGGTCAGCCATGATTGAGATCGAAACGATGCCCCCGGCGAGCACAAGAAGGAGTCTTAAAAATGAAACTTCGAGTCGAATCCGACCCTGCGAGACGGATTCCTTCGGAATCCTCCTCCCTTCGACTCCGCTCAGGACAGGCAGGGAATCGGGCTCTATCAGCCGCGTTGCTGAGGAGCGCGCAATGCGCGCGTCTCGAAGCACGTGGCGGTCAGAAATTATTGAGACCGCATTAAACCAAACGAGTTGACGATGGATTTGCTGTACGCCTTTTTTGTTCAACCTTTCGTGGAGATGGCCGATTCCCCGGTATTCCTGGCGGAGGTCGTCATCGGGGGATTGCTCACGGGCGTGATGTACTCCCTGGTGGCGCTGGGATTCGTGCTCATTTTCAAGGCGTCCGGGGTGTTCAACTTCGCCCAGGGGGCGATGGTGCTCTTTGCCGCCCTGACCCTGGTGGGATTGATGGAACGCGGCGTTCCCGTGCTGATCGCCATCCCGGTCACCATCGCCGTGATGGTGGGGTTGGCCTTCCTGATCGAGCGGCTGATGTTGCGGCCCCTGGTCAACCAGGAGCCGATCATCCTCTTCATGGCCACCATCGGGCTCAATTTCGTGCTGGAAGGTGTGGGGCAGATCGCCTGGGGCAGCGACGTCAAGGTGCTCAATGTGGGCATTCCAGATCAGTCCTTCGAAAGGGGAGGGATTCTTCTCAACCAGTTCGATCTCTACGCCGCGGTCATCGCCGCCATCCTGGTGGCGGTGCTGGCCGTGTTCTTCCAGAAAACCCCGATCGGCCGGGCCCTGCGGGCCGTGGCGGACGATCATCAGGCCGCGCTTTCGGTGGGCATCCCACTGAAGACCATCTGGGTGATCGTCTGGTCCGTGGCCGGCGCCGTGGCCCTGGTGGCGGGTGTGATGTGGGGTTCCAAGAGCGGCGTGCAGTTCTCGCTCTCCCTGATCGCCCTCAAGGCGCTCCCCGTGCTGATTCTGGGGGGTTTCACCTCCGTGCCGGGCGCCATCGTCGGCGGGTTGATCATCGGCGTGGGAGAGAAGATCGCGGAAATCTACTGGGGGCCGCTTTTCGGGGGCGCCATCGAAAACTGGTTCGCGTACATGTTGGCCCTGGGCTTCCTGCTGTTCCGGCCTCAGGGGCTGTTCGGCGAGATCATCATCGAAAGGGTGTAAACCGGCATGATTTACCGGGAGGCAGGACAATACAAATCCAGCTACGAGGACGATCAGGCGATCTTCCCCCTCTATCAGGACCGCTGGGCGGTGCTTCTGGTCATTCTCTTCGCATTCGTGGGCATTCCCTACCTGGCCAACGAGTACTGGCTGCAGGCGATAATGATCCCCTTCCTGATCTTCGCCCTGGCCGCCATCGGGCTGAACCTGCTCACCGGATACGCGGGGCAGCTTTCCCTGGGCACCGGGGCCTTCATGGCCGTGGGGGGGTATGCCACCTACAAGATCACCACCAATATCCCCGAGATCAACATCCTGATCGTGTTCCTGCTGGCCGGGCTGGTCACGGCGGCGGTGGGAATGATCTTCGGGGTGCCCTCCCTGCGCATCAAGGGCTTTTACCTGGCAGTGGCCACCCTGGCGGCGCAGTTTTTCATCCCCTGGCTCTTCAACAAGGTGGGCTGGTTCTACAACGACAATCCCTCGGGCACGATCACCGCCCCGCCCCGCAAGGTATTCGGGATCATGGTGACCGGGCCGGAAGCCACGGCGGAAACCCGGTATCTCCTGGCGCTGGCGATCCTGGTGATCTTCGCCCTGCTGGCCAAGAACCTGGTGCGGGGGCGCATCGGGCGCTCCTGGATGGCCATCCGCGACATGGACATCGCGGCGGAAATCATCGGCATCCGGCCCCTGCCGACCAAGCTGCTGGCCTTCGGCATCTCTTCCTTTTATTGCGGATTGGCCGGGGCGATGATGGTCTTCCTGTGGCTGGGAGCCGCGGAGACGGAAGCCTTCGACATCTTCGTTTCCTTCCAGGTGTTGTTCATGGTCATCATCGGTGGTCTGGGCAGTATTCTGGGCTCCATCCTGGGGGCGGCCTTCATCACCATCATGCCGATCGTGCTTACCAACGTTCCGGCATTTTTCCACCTCCCCCTTCCCACCGATCTTTCGAAACACATCGAGGAGATCATCTTCG
The Candidatus Glassbacteria bacterium DNA segment above includes these coding regions:
- a CDS encoding branched-chain amino acid ABC transporter permease — translated: MIYREAGQYKSSYEDDQAIFPLYQDRWAVLLVILFAFVGIPYLANEYWLQAIMIPFLIFALAAIGLNLLTGYAGQLSLGTGAFMAVGGYATYKITTNIPEINILIVFLLAGLVTAAVGMIFGVPSLRIKGFYLAVATLAAQFFIPWLFNKVGWFYNDNPSGTITAPPRKVFGIMVTGPEATAETRYLLALAILVIFALLAKNLVRGRIGRSWMAIRDMDIAAEIIGIRPLPTKLLAFGISSFYCGLAGAMMVFLWLGAAETEAFDIFVSFQVLFMVIIGGLGSILGSILGAAFITIMPIVLTNVPAFFHLPLPTDLSKHIEEIIFGGMIVYFLIVEPHGFARLWQIAKEKLRRWPFPY
- a CDS encoding branched-chain amino acid ABC transporter permease, which gives rise to MDLLYAFFVQPFVEMADSPVFLAEVVIGGLLTGVMYSLVALGFVLIFKASGVFNFAQGAMVLFAALTLVGLMERGVPVLIAIPVTIAVMVGLAFLIERLMLRPLVNQEPIILFMATIGLNFVLEGVGQIAWGSDVKVLNVGIPDQSFERGGILLNQFDLYAAVIAAILVAVLAVFFQKTPIGRALRAVADDHQAALSVGIPLKTIWVIVWSVAGAVALVAGVMWGSKSGVQFSLSLIALKALPVLILGGFTSVPGAIVGGLIIGVGEKIAEIYWGPLFGGAIENWFAYMLALGFLLFRPQGLFGEIIIERV
- a CDS encoding ABC transporter ATP-binding protein, with amino-acid sequence GMNVEEKEDMCRFILDVNDEFGTTIVLIEHDMGVVMDISSHVVVLDYGQKIADGTPDEVRANQDVIDAYLGVSHD